From Miscanthus floridulus cultivar M001 chromosome 15, ASM1932011v1, whole genome shotgun sequence, the proteins below share one genomic window:
- the LOC136508820 gene encoding uncharacterized protein — protein sequence MARSDPHLLSSASTLPDPHLPDLAMASFSAERLLKIPPPIYLHADDPGSPPPGSILLDPYGYLSHHTNGTTAEGFTEDGRTILVTFWVASPPRASYFTFDCSDFQPSVYGNLPKAVYSEDDLVLFRFPVVTISRRDDDQCLLNSEDHHYFVYQAGTMNTPPSLNLVPIPDDLEFSDREAVLLRCRDQDMFYLALLVRVSDFKYDDEQYDLHLYNSKTGTWNTKLTRIDYDYSPKENFNFAYPNAVLTIGGESGSVGWVDLWRGILICHLLLPDNHILRYIPLPLPQVPKPLRGYARYSRNIMVFGDHIKFFEMVRPSSDSGRICGAEDLVATTKKMKISDIGSGNVWEEDCAVNISEIPVDSLEFAQMLPSLKHVTDTKVTLKRLHAGYPALSFQDADVVHIMQTPVPNKDKALVIAVDMKNKTIKDVAYFGSGRYLGYNHTYLQSGISKYLDIWSSSRSWENADATSWDHLSS from the exons ATGGCCAGATCCGATCCCCACCTTCTCTCCTCCGCGTCCACTCTCCCCGATCCCCACCTTCCAGATCTCGCCATGGCCTCGTTCTCCGCCGAAAGGTTGCTCAAGATACCTCCGCCTATCTACCTCCACGCCGATGATCCGGGCTCTCCTCCTCCTGGGTCGATCCTCCTCGACCCGTACGGCTACCTCAGCCATCACACCAACGGCACCACCGCCGAGGGCTTCACGGAGGACGGCCGTACCATCCTGGTCACCTTCTGGGTGGCCAGCCCGCCGCGCGCCTCCTACTTCACTTTCGATTGCTCCGACTTCCAGCCCTCCGTGTACGGCAACTTGCCCAAGGCCGTCTACTCGGAGGACGACCTCGTCCTGTTCCGTTTCCCCGTCGTCACCATCAGCCGTCGAGACGACGACCAATGTCTCCTCAACAGCGAGGACCACCACTACTTCGTCTACCAGGCCGGCACCATGAACACGCCGCCGTCACTAAATCTGGTACCCATCCCGGACGACCTAGAGTTCAGTGACCGCGAGGCTGTGCTTCTGCGTTGCCGCGACCAAGATATGTTCTACCTCGCCCTGCTTGTTAGGGTCTCCGATTTTAAGTACGACGACGAGCAGTATGATCTCCACCTGTACAACTCCAAGACAGGAACATGGAACACCAAGTTGACTCGTATTGATTATGATTATTCACCCAAGGAGAATTTCAATTTTGCATATCCAAATGCTGTCCTTACTATAGGAGGTGAGTCCGGTTCAGTGGGCTGGGTCGACCTCTGGCGGGGCATCCTTATCTGTCACCTTCTTCTCCCGGACAACCATATTCTTCGCTACATCCCACTACCGTTGCCACAGGTGCCCAAGCCGCTCAGGGGTTATGCCCGCTATTCTCGGAACATCATGGTTTTTGGAGATCACATCAAGTTTTTCGAGATGGTCAGACCAAGCTCTGACAGTGGACGCATCTGTGGCGCTGAAGATTTGGTGGCTACAACAAAGAAAATGAAAATTTCAGACATTGGTTCTGGGAACGTCTGGGAGGAGGACTGTGCTGTCAATATTTCTGAGATCCCAGTGGACAGCCTGGAGTTTGCCCAAATGCTGCCTAGTCTGAAACATGTTACAGATACAAAGGTAACCTTGAAGAGACTCCACGCAGGTTACCCTGCCCTGAGCTTCCAGGATGCTGATGTTGTTCACATCATGCAAACACCTGTCCCCAATAAGGACAAGGCATTGGTGATTGCAGTTGATATGAAGAACAAGACTATAAAAGATGTGGCTTATTTTGGCTCTGGAAGGTATCTTGGTTACAATCACACCTACCTTCAAAGTGGGATCTCGAAGTATCTGGACATTTGGTCCTCCTCCAG ATCTTGGGAGAATGCTGATGCAACAAGTTGGGACCATCTATCAAGCTAA